In Deltaproteobacteria bacterium, a single genomic region encodes these proteins:
- a CDS encoding MBL fold metallo-hydrolase — protein sequence MPIHLHEITLDEFSVRAALIRGTRSCLIWDTLTHPRDMAGLREIQAECPTFIAYSHADWDHIWGTAAFDAAIPVIAHRHCRLRFETDVPRTLAEFQRDQPGKWDEVRLVPPVLTFENELDVDLGGLTVQLHHLPGHTKDSLVAFLPEANLLLAGDTVEWPCPCVPATCDLDRWIDGLNSWRDQPGLRVIPSHGPVGGVELLDRTVVYLDGLRLGHPMAMPAVTAFYARAHQENLLNRGLV from the coding sequence ATGCCGATTCATCTGCACGAAATCACCCTCGACGAGTTCTCGGTCCGGGCCGCCCTGATCCGGGGAACGCGGTCCTGCCTGATCTGGGACACCCTGACCCATCCGCGCGACATGGCCGGACTACGCGAAATCCAGGCCGAGTGTCCGACCTTCATCGCCTACAGCCATGCCGATTGGGATCACATCTGGGGCACGGCCGCCTTTGACGCGGCCATCCCCGTCATTGCCCACCGCCACTGCCGCCTGCGCTTTGAAACGGATGTCCCCCGCACCCTGGCCGAATTCCAGCGCGACCAGCCCGGCAAATGGGACGAGGTCAGACTCGTGCCGCCGGTTTTGACCTTCGAGAACGAATTGGACGTGGATCTGGGCGGACTGACCGTCCAGCTCCATCATCTGCCCGGCCATACCAAGGACAGCCTCGTGGCCTTCCTGCCGGAAGCAAATCTGCTCCTGGCCGGAGACACGGTGGAGTGGCCCTGCCCCTGCGTGCCGGCGACATGCGATCTGGACCGCTGGATCGATGGTCTGAACTCCTGGCGCGACCAGCCAGGACTGCGCGTTATTCCCAGCCATGGGCCCGTGGGCGGCGTGGAACTGCTGGACCGGACCGTGGTCTATCTCGACGGCCTACGCCTGGGGCACCCAATGGCCATGCCCGCGGTGACGGCATTCTATGCCCGCGCTCATCAGGAGAATCTTCTCAACCGGGGATTGGTATGA